In Archangium violaceum, the following are encoded in one genomic region:
- a CDS encoding YtxH domain-containing protein gives MLFAKKAKLAVKSDLYRKLIARKLLKDLPKYARNQWDDFDPDDVLRYVGLTTYKPARSSFAGVGAFVIGCAVGGIAALMLAPKTGTELRTDVKDKAMGYLGKQGIGTTAGEKTASA, from the coding sequence ATGCTGTTCGCGAAGAAGGCCAAGTTGGCGGTGAAGAGCGACCTGTACCGCAAGCTCATCGCCCGGAAGCTCTTGAAGGACCTTCCGAAGTACGCCCGCAACCAGTGGGACGACTTCGATCCCGATGACGTGCTGCGCTACGTGGGCCTCACCACCTACAAGCCCGCCCGCAGCTCGTTCGCCGGCGTTGGCGCCTTCGTCATCGGCTGCGCCGTCGGTGGCATCGCCGCCCTCATGCTCGCGCCCAAGACCGGCACCGAGCTGCGCACCGACGTGAAGGACAAGGCCATGGGCTACCTCGGCAAGCAGGGCATCGGCACCACCGCGGGCGAGAAGACCGCCAGCGCCTAG